A genomic region of Eriocheir sinensis breed Jianghai 21 chromosome 42, ASM2467909v1, whole genome shotgun sequence contains the following coding sequences:
- the LOC127010198 gene encoding translation initiation factor IF-2-like has protein sequence MSIPGMTYGAVLNTHANRRRATTKPVAPTTSCLPEKAAQTPADGRSEPHQQKRSRSEESLRETPPAKMPSLVTASGSLEKTRVPAAAAIPALAAPAVSEPVTAAAKGQGAALPAPVSSASAQSMPGAPSVPRSLAASSGWRKVAGCRMGAQLITEPDDFLTGKSIHPQQVFITNV, from the exons ATGTCAATTCCTGGTATGACATACGGCGCTGTCCTTAACACCCATGCCAATCGCCGTCGTGCCACTACCAAGCCTGTTGCTCCCACAACCTCATGTTTGCCTGAAAAGGCCGCCCAGACGCCTGCTGATGGCCGCAGTGAGCCCCATCAGCAGAAGCGCAGTCGCAGCGAGGAGTCCCTCAGGGAAACCCCTCCTGCTAAAATGCCTTCTCTAGTTACCGCTTCGGGGTCGCTGGAAAAAACCCGGGTGCCGGCTGCAGCCGCCATCCCCGCACTAGCGGCCCCGGCTGTCTCTGAGCCGGTGACTGCTGCTGCCAAAGGTCAAGGTGCAGCCCTGCCGGCGCCCGTGTCCTCAGCCTCCGCACAGTCCATGCCGGGGGCTCCATCCGTGCCCCGCTCCCTTGCCGCTTCTTCGGGGTGGCGGAAGGTTGCGGGGTGCAGG ATGGGGGCGCAGCTCATCACAGAGCCTGATGATTTCCTGACTGGGAAATCTATACACCCGCAACAGGTGTTCATCACTAACGTGTAG